In one window of Paraflavitalea soli DNA:
- a CDS encoding SusC/RagA family TonB-linked outer membrane protein yields MIETCTIKSKRGRPYAILLSLLLPLLSGLATAQEQKPGNVIKLSGSVKSDVGIALYNVSISVKNTKLGTFTDAAGKFTLNVSDSSAILVISSVGYTAQEIRVGQRRQFDITLAATNNNMEDVVVIGYGTAKKRDITGAITSISAKQIEERQATTLADALQGFAAGMLVINDAGKPGASGTIQIRGGSTFEAGNAPLFVVDGMLRDNADDINPSDIQSVEVLKDAASAAIYGSRSANGVIIITTKRGQESKPRIDIAYLRNYGQIANKIRQANAAEVRLYRQIQSGSLGLQGMNGDSLNPTYNGDVNYIDELTQLAVKDQADVSLSGGGQNFSYYSSLRFVNDIGLIINSNAKLMQGRLNIDWFASKRIKFTNQIAFGWRNVNEIDEGTSIGQGYQRDPRYRLYTADGALIPNLGGRRNPVAEALLLTRDGERYNVNIFNQMYVDFSKYLKLTSNINVDFNNSTNIRFSPTILSTTNDNNNGSEAWSKQFNWQFQSFLNYSRSFKEHSVTALLGTSVENNSSRSISVSGVNYATEDVLTMNSAGQIVVSGSPGTRSGGTENAMAAAFGRLSYSYKGKYSINGTVRYDGSSRVGADNRWGAFLAGGAAWRFSEEKFMDWSRGILDEGKLRVSLGQNGNERGGDYSARQKYRFGSNSYNGVNGLILDKTFGNSTLGWEKTVQKNVGLELQFWKRRINVTLDYYVKSTTDLLYAQEMPKESGYSQVYVNVGDIENRGVELQIGANLVRNKNVEWSVNGNISFERGNIKRLANGDFIRGNVEGTGSASYLITEGGAIGDFYGWVTGGIFQYDESNAFNEKWEQLTPVLGSNGVLAGYTFNDRPYTGKVNSLYYQDRKLRGGDRWFKKFNFSDSASDDRDRVVIGNARPKFYYAVTNDFRYKQFRLTFTVNASVGGKIYNSFAQSMNVYSSSNGIALPALIYGAWRKPGDIAQYPTGKEFSSTGGGRTGDYALEDGSFVRLAYVRFTYNLNPQSLKRIFAKRLSAYIYGSNLITWTDYSWFDPEFSSGTLTPGNDSGRYPRRRELGIGLNIGF; encoded by the coding sequence ATGATAGAAACTTGTACCATCAAAAGCAAACGCGGCAGGCCCTACGCAATCCTGCTGTCGCTGTTGCTACCCTTGCTGTCGGGCCTGGCTACCGCCCAGGAACAAAAACCTGGTAACGTGATTAAACTGTCAGGCTCCGTAAAGAGTGATGTTGGCATTGCGCTGTACAATGTAAGCATATCCGTAAAAAACACAAAGCTGGGTACTTTTACAGATGCTGCGGGAAAATTCACCTTGAATGTGAGCGACAGCAGTGCCATTTTGGTGATCTCTTCTGTAGGTTATACAGCACAGGAAATAAGGGTTGGCCAAAGACGGCAATTTGATATTACCCTTGCTGCCACCAATAACAATATGGAAGATGTGGTGGTGATCGGTTATGGTACTGCTAAAAAGCGGGACATTACCGGCGCCATTACCTCTATCAGCGCCAAACAAATAGAAGAACGGCAAGCCACTACCCTGGCCGATGCCCTGCAGGGCTTTGCAGCAGGCATGCTGGTGATCAACGATGCCGGTAAACCAGGCGCCAGCGGCACCATCCAGATCAGGGGTGGTTCTACGTTTGAAGCGGGCAATGCTCCTTTGTTTGTGGTAGATGGTATGTTGCGCGATAATGCAGACGATATCAACCCCAGCGATATTCAATCCGTGGAAGTATTAAAGGATGCTGCTTCTGCTGCCATCTACGGTTCCCGTTCGGCCAACGGTGTGATCATCATTACCACCAAACGCGGACAGGAATCAAAACCCAGGATCGATATAGCCTACCTGCGCAACTATGGCCAGATAGCCAATAAAATACGGCAGGCCAATGCAGCCGAAGTACGGCTCTATCGCCAGATACAGAGCGGCAGCCTTGGATTACAAGGCATGAACGGCGACTCACTCAACCCAACCTATAATGGCGATGTAAATTATATCGATGAGCTCACACAACTGGCCGTAAAAGACCAGGCCGACGTGTCTCTTTCCGGAGGTGGACAAAACTTTAGTTATTATTCAAGTTTGCGGTTTGTAAACGATATAGGCCTCATCATTAATAGCAATGCCAAACTGATGCAAGGCAGGCTCAACATAGACTGGTTTGCCTCCAAAAGAATAAAGTTTACCAACCAGATCGCTTTTGGCTGGCGCAATGTGAATGAAATTGATGAGGGTACCAGTATAGGACAGGGTTATCAGCGCGACCCGCGTTACCGGTTGTATACAGCCGACGGGGCCCTGATCCCCAACCTTGGCGGACGAAGAAATCCAGTAGCGGAAGCCTTGCTTCTAACCAGGGATGGCGAACGTTATAATGTGAACATCTTTAACCAGATGTATGTCGACTTTTCAAAATACCTGAAGTTGACCTCCAACATTAACGTTGACTTCAATAACTCCACCAATATACGGTTCAGCCCCACGATCCTCAGTACCACCAATGACAACAACAATGGCAGTGAAGCCTGGTCAAAACAATTCAACTGGCAGTTTCAGTCATTCCTCAATTATAGCAGGAGCTTTAAGGAGCACAGTGTAACCGCCTTATTGGGTACTTCCGTAGAAAACAATAGCAGCCGGAGCATTTCCGTGTCAGGTGTCAATTATGCCACAGAAGATGTGCTCACGATGAACTCAGCCGGGCAGATCGTGGTCAGTGGTTCACCGGGCACCAGGTCAGGCGGTACAGAGAATGCCATGGCAGCAGCTTTTGGCCGCTTGTCATACAGTTATAAAGGAAAATATTCTATTAACGGAACTGTACGTTATGATGGGTCCTCCCGTGTGGGAGCAGATAACCGTTGGGGTGCCTTTCTGGCCGGTGGAGCAGCCTGGCGTTTTTCGGAAGAAAAGTTCATGGATTGGTCCAGGGGTATATTGGATGAAGGTAAACTACGGGTAAGCCTTGGGCAAAATGGTAATGAAAGAGGCGGCGATTACAGCGCCCGCCAGAAATACCGTTTTGGCAGCAATAGCTACAATGGCGTGAATGGTCTCATACTGGATAAGACCTTTGGCAACTCTACCCTCGGTTGGGAAAAGACCGTACAAAAGAATGTCGGTCTTGAACTGCAATTTTGGAAAAGGCGGATCAATGTGACGCTTGATTATTACGTCAAGTCTACTACCGACCTGCTGTATGCCCAGGAAATGCCGAAAGAAAGCGGTTATAGCCAGGTATATGTAAACGTGGGCGATATTGAGAACAGAGGGGTGGAATTGCAGATAGGCGCCAACCTGGTACGGAATAAGAACGTGGAATGGTCTGTGAATGGAAATATTTCCTTTGAGCGCGGCAACATCAAGCGCCTGGCCAATGGAGATTTTATCCGGGGCAATGTGGAAGGTACAGGTTCTGCCTCTTACCTGATCACCGAGGGTGGCGCTATCGGAGATTTCTATGGCTGGGTTACCGGCGGCATCTTTCAATATGATGAATCCAATGCGTTCAATGAAAAATGGGAACAGCTAACCCCTGTATTGGGATCCAATGGCGTATTGGCGGGCTATACATTTAATGACAGACCCTATACCGGTAAAGTAAATAGCCTCTACTACCAGGACCGCAAATTAAGAGGCGGCGACAGGTGGTTTAAGAAATTCAATTTCTCCGACAGTGCCAGCGACGACCGGGATCGTGTAGTGATTGGCAATGCCCGCCCTAAATTCTACTATGCTGTCACCAACGATTTCCGGTATAAGCAATTCCGGTTGACCTTTACGGTGAATGCCAGCGTAGGTGGAAAAATATACAACTCCTTTGCACAGTCCATGAATGTATACTCTTCCAGCAATGGTATTGCCTTGCCTGCACTGATCTATGGCGCCTGGCGCAAACCAGGTGATATAGCTCAATATCCTACCGGCAAGGAATTTAGTTCCACAGGAGGTGGCCGTACCGGCGACTACGCACTGGAAGACGGATCATTTGTGCGCCTTGCTTATGTGAGGTTTACTTACAACCTCAATCCACAATCACTCAAACGCATTTTTGCCAAGCGGTTAAGTGCTTATATCTACGGAAGCAACCTGATCACCTGGACCGATTATTCCTGGTTTGACCCTGAATTTTCCAGCGGAACCCTTACACCGGGCAATGATAGTGGCCGTTACCCAAGAAGACGTGAACTGGGCATAGGACTTAACATTGGATTTTAA
- a CDS encoding RagB/SusD family nutrient uptake outer membrane protein, whose protein sequence is MKLIYFFLALVLTASLSGCSKLLDKKPITDLPAEEFWKSKNDLKSGMAGVYSGIQQMLSNNYLIWGDIRSDNLEQGGNNNFRVHFVNALTATTVGSDWTPIYSAIGNINTALKYVATIRSRDASINETEVNDNLAQLYAMRAYCYFTIIRLWGKAPIWTEPYEDITQSPLKARSSVDSVMNLVILPDLAKAISLFDPTKVRVVWYVNAGMAYALLTDVYMWRKEYAKAIEASQNLIGKYDLLPKDRWKELFIAPDQDNSNKAENIWSLPWDWNVNGTSGLYNQLSNGSNSVSCGMDIDLYNRWVADRYTDIRFSLTTDTNSTSRQKHPKFIPVNLDANKMQIYPKNGQQNTHYCIYRMADILLLRAEALVHLNRFPEAQDLINAVKVRAGLKPIILGGGDVEGAVDIILMERQKELFCESKRWYDLVRNDRVPTVMNPIVFRRSNFLSDWGTDLRKILWPINRTVMNSNSLLESNPPYSD, encoded by the coding sequence ATGAAACTTATCTATTTCTTCCTGGCGCTGGTGCTGACAGCCTCCCTGAGCGGATGCAGCAAGCTACTGGACAAAAAGCCGATCACCGATCTTCCGGCAGAAGAATTCTGGAAGTCGAAGAATGACCTCAAATCCGGTATGGCAGGTGTTTATTCCGGCATTCAGCAAATGCTCAGCAACAATTACCTGATCTGGGGAGATATCCGTTCGGACAACCTGGAACAGGGTGGCAACAATAATTTCCGGGTACATTTTGTGAATGCCCTGACGGCCACTACCGTGGGCTCCGACTGGACCCCGATATACAGCGCTATCGGCAATATCAATACCGCACTCAAATATGTAGCTACTATCCGTAGCCGCGATGCCTCCATCAATGAAACGGAGGTCAATGATAACCTGGCACAGTTGTATGCCATGCGGGCCTACTGCTATTTTACCATTATCAGGTTATGGGGTAAGGCGCCTATCTGGACGGAACCGTATGAAGACATTACACAATCGCCGCTGAAGGCAAGAAGTTCCGTAGACAGTGTAATGAACCTCGTGATCCTACCCGATCTCGCCAAAGCCATTTCTTTATTTGATCCCACTAAAGTAAGGGTGGTCTGGTATGTTAACGCAGGAATGGCCTACGCCCTGCTCACAGATGTATACATGTGGCGGAAAGAGTATGCCAAAGCGATCGAAGCCTCTCAAAACCTCATTGGCAAGTATGACCTGCTTCCCAAAGACCGGTGGAAAGAATTGTTTATAGCGCCCGACCAGGACAATTCCAATAAAGCGGAAAATATCTGGAGCCTGCCCTGGGACTGGAATGTAAATGGTACTTCAGGTTTGTATAACCAGCTGTCCAATGGCAGCAACAGCGTTTCCTGTGGTATGGATATTGACCTGTATAACCGTTGGGTAGCCGACCGGTATACTGATATACGATTCTCTTTAACTACCGATACCAATTCTACCAGCCGGCAGAAGCATCCCAAGTTCATACCCGTCAACCTGGATGCCAATAAAATGCAGATATATCCTAAGAACGGACAGCAAAATACCCACTATTGCATTTACCGGATGGCCGATATCCTGTTGTTAAGAGCCGAAGCATTGGTACACCTCAACCGGTTTCCCGAAGCGCAGGACCTGATCAATGCCGTGAAAGTAAGGGCCGGTTTAAAACCCATTATTTTAGGCGGCGGCGATGTAGAGGGCGCCGTGGATATCATTTTGATGGAGCGTCAAAAAGAGCTTTTCTGCGAATCCAAAAGATGGTACGACCTGGTGCGCAACGACCGGGTACCGACCGTCATGAACCCCATCGTATTCAGAAGGTCCAATTTCTTATCAGATTGGGGTACGGACCTGCGCAAGATCTTATGGCCCATCAACCGAACGGTCATGAACAGCAATTCGCTGCTGGAATCCAACCCACCTTATTCAGATTAG
- a CDS encoding DUF4287 domain-containing protein, translating into MSFQAYLDNIKAKTGKKPEEFVKLAEKKKFIQKGVLDPKVKAGQIVQWLKDDFNLGHGHAMAIVAYFKGKRD; encoded by the coding sequence ATGTCATTCCAGGCTTACCTCGACAACATCAAAGCAAAGACCGGCAAGAAACCCGAAGAGTTTGTGAAGCTGGCAGAAAAGAAGAAGTTCATTCAAAAGGGCGTGCTCGACCCCAAAGTAAAAGCCGGCCAGATCGTACAATGGCTCAAGGATGATTTTAACCTAGGTCATGGTCACGCCATGGCGATCGTAGCCTATTTTAAGGGTAAGCGGGATTGA
- the leuB gene encoding 3-isopropylmalate dehydrogenase has protein sequence MATKHILIVPGDGIGQEVTAVGKKVLDAIAAKFGHTFTYDETLIGHVAIEATGVPLPDESLEKMKKSDAVLFGAVGHPKYDNDPSAKVRPEQGLLKMRKELGLYANLRPIKLFDELLGASSIKPEILKGADILFFRELTGDIYFGEKGRKNNGDTAYDIAEYSRYEVERIARKAFDAARTRGKKLCSVDKANVIETSRLWREVVQKVALEYPDIEVEHQFVDAAAMLLIKDPRRFDVVVTANLFGDILTDEASQIAGSMGMLASASIGDGTGVYEPIHGSAHDITGKGVANPLASVLSAALLLDISFGLKAESELVISAVDKVLKAGFRTRDIADAATPADKILGTEAMGAAVLKYL, from the coding sequence ATGGCTACAAAGCATATCTTAATTGTTCCAGGCGATGGAATAGGGCAGGAAGTAACAGCAGTTGGTAAAAAAGTATTGGATGCTATTGCTGCAAAATTCGGACATACATTTACCTATGATGAAACCCTCATCGGGCATGTTGCTATTGAAGCAACAGGTGTTCCTTTACCGGATGAGTCATTGGAAAAGATGAAAAAGTCGGATGCTGTATTGTTTGGTGCAGTAGGCCATCCAAAATATGACAACGATCCTTCAGCCAAAGTAAGACCGGAACAAGGATTGCTGAAAATGCGCAAGGAGCTGGGTTTGTACGCCAACCTGCGCCCCATCAAATTATTTGATGAGCTGCTGGGCGCTTCCAGCATCAAACCCGAGATATTAAAAGGTGCTGATATCCTGTTCTTCCGTGAACTGACCGGTGATATTTATTTTGGAGAAAAAGGAAGGAAGAATAATGGCGACACGGCTTATGATATTGCTGAATACAGCCGCTATGAAGTAGAGCGCATTGCCCGCAAAGCATTTGATGCAGCCCGCACCCGCGGTAAGAAGCTGTGTTCTGTAGATAAAGCCAACGTCATTGAAACGTCCAGGCTGTGGAGAGAAGTGGTGCAGAAAGTGGCCCTGGAGTATCCTGATATTGAAGTAGAACACCAGTTTGTAGATGCTGCAGCTATGCTGCTCATCAAAGACCCGCGCCGTTTTGATGTGGTGGTGACTGCCAACCTCTTTGGTGATATTCTTACGGACGAAGCATCACAGATCGCTGGTTCCATGGGTATGCTGGCATCGGCCTCTATTGGCGATGGTACGGGCGTGTATGAGCCTATCCACGGTTCGGCGCATGATATCACAGGCAAAGGAGTAGCCAATCCCCTGGCGTCAGTTTTATCAGCTGCTTTGCTGCTGGACATTTCATTTGGTCTGAAGGCCGAGTCTGAACTCGTTATCAGCGCTGTTGATAAAGTATTGAAAGCTGGTTTCCGGACGCGCGATATAGCTGATGCTGCCACGCCTGCCGATAAGATACTCGGCACAGAAGCGATGGGTGCAGCAGTGTTGAAATACCTGTAA
- a CDS encoding alpha-isopropylmalate synthase regulatory domain-containing protein, which yields MSSSRYLEIMDTTLRDGEQTSGVSFTASEKLTIAQLLLTDVKVDRIEIASARVSDGEFAAVKAITKWAKAKGLLHKVEVLTFVDGDVSVQWMQKAGAKVMNLLTKGSLNHLTHQLKKKPEQHFAEVAAVIALARKKGLECNVYLEDWSNGMRHSREYVFQYLDFLQHQPVKRVMLPDTLGVLIPSEVYEFISSIVQRYPGLHFDFHAHNDYDLGTANVLEGIKAGAHGIHLTINGMGERAGNAPLASAIAVLNDFLPTVKTSVVEKSLYTVSKLVETFSGFRIPVNKPVVGENVFTQTAGIHADGDKKNKLYFSDLMPERFGRQRKYALGKTSGKANIENNLAQLGLHLSDPDLKKVTQRIIELGDRKEVVTQADLPYIISDVLNSNTIEEKVTIENYVLTHSKNLNPSVTLKISIEGELFEEHAQGDGQYDAFMNALKKVYKKRKQELPSLTDYAVRIPPGGKSDALCETVITWSYNGKEFITRGLDSDQTVSAIKATQKMLNQI from the coding sequence ATGTCTTCTTCCAGGTATCTTGAAATAATGGACACTACCCTCCGGGATGGTGAGCAAACCAGCGGGGTCTCTTTCACGGCATCGGAAAAGTTAACCATTGCCCAGCTTTTACTGACGGATGTAAAAGTTGACCGGATCGAAATTGCCTCTGCCCGGGTATCGGATGGTGAATTTGCTGCGGTAAAAGCCATTACCAAATGGGCTAAGGCCAAGGGACTTCTTCATAAAGTGGAAGTACTCACTTTTGTGGATGGTGATGTATCGGTACAGTGGATGCAAAAGGCGGGGGCCAAAGTAATGAACCTGCTTACGAAGGGCTCGCTCAATCACCTTACCCATCAACTTAAGAAGAAACCAGAGCAACATTTTGCGGAAGTAGCCGCAGTGATAGCCCTGGCCAGGAAAAAAGGGCTGGAGTGTAATGTATACCTCGAAGACTGGAGCAATGGTATGCGGCATTCGAGGGAATATGTGTTCCAATACCTGGATTTCCTGCAGCACCAACCTGTGAAAAGGGTGATGTTGCCGGATACACTGGGTGTACTGATCCCTTCAGAAGTATATGAGTTTATCTCTTCCATAGTTCAACGATATCCCGGTCTTCATTTCGATTTCCATGCCCACAATGATTATGATCTGGGTACTGCCAATGTGCTGGAAGGCATCAAGGCGGGTGCGCATGGTATTCACCTTACCATCAATGGTATGGGAGAAAGAGCCGGCAATGCGCCGCTGGCGAGCGCCATTGCAGTGCTGAACGATTTCCTGCCAACGGTCAAAACTTCGGTGGTAGAAAAATCATTGTATACGGTGAGCAAGCTGGTGGAAACCTTTTCCGGTTTCCGTATCCCTGTCAACAAGCCGGTAGTAGGGGAGAATGTATTTACGCAAACAGCCGGCATCCATGCGGATGGAGATAAAAAGAACAAGCTGTATTTCAGCGACCTGATGCCTGAGCGGTTTGGCCGCCAGCGTAAATATGCACTCGGCAAAACAAGCGGTAAGGCCAATATTGAAAATAACCTGGCGCAACTGGGGCTGCACCTGTCGGACCCCGATCTGAAGAAGGTAACGCAGCGTATTATTGAACTGGGCGACAGGAAGGAAGTGGTAACGCAGGCCGACCTGCCGTATATCATTTCTGATGTACTGAACAGCAATACCATTGAAGAGAAGGTGACGATTGAGAACTATGTGCTCACGCATTCCAAGAACCTCAACCCTTCGGTAACGCTGAAGATATCCATAGAAGGAGAGCTGTTTGAAGAACATGCGCAAGGTGATGGTCAATATGACGCCTTCATGAATGCACTGAAGAAAGTGTATAAGAAGCGCAAGCAGGAATTGCCTTCCCTTACTGACTATGCGGTGCGTATACCGCCCGGTGGTAAAAGTGACGCCTTGTGCGAAACGGTCATCACCTGGAGCTATAATGGTAAGGAATTCATTACAAGGGGGCTTGATAGTGACCAGACGGTGTCTGCGATCAAGGCTACTCAAAAAATGTTGAATCAAATTTGA
- the leuD gene encoding 3-isopropylmalate dehydratase small subunit: MAYDKFTVLTSAAVPMPIENVDTDQIIPARFLKATERTGFGDNLFRDWRYNGDGTPKKDFVLNNSIYSGKILVGGRNFGSGSSREHAAWAIYDYGFRCVVSSFFADIFKNNSLNVGILPVQVSPEFLDKIFKAIEADPNTQLEVSLPQQTITILATGEQESFDINGYKKDNMINGYDDIDYLQAMKTEIQSFAAKSLY, from the coding sequence ATGGCTTACGATAAATTCACCGTTTTGACAAGTGCAGCGGTTCCCATGCCGATAGAAAATGTAGATACTGACCAGATCATTCCGGCACGTTTCTTAAAGGCAACGGAACGCACAGGATTTGGGGACAATCTTTTCCGCGACTGGCGTTACAATGGCGATGGCACCCCTAAAAAGGATTTTGTTTTAAACAACAGCATCTATTCCGGTAAGATACTGGTAGGCGGCCGCAACTTCGGCAGCGGCAGCAGCCGTGAACACGCTGCCTGGGCCATCTATGATTATGGTTTCCGCTGTGTGGTATCCAGCTTTTTTGCAGATATCTTCAAAAATAACTCGCTCAACGTCGGCATTTTGCCAGTGCAGGTGAGTCCTGAATTCCTGGATAAGATATTCAAGGCTATAGAAGCCGATCCCAATACCCAGCTGGAGGTGAGCCTTCCCCAGCAAACCATTACGATCCTGGCTACAGGAGAGCAGGAATCATTTGATATCAATGGCTATAAGAAGGACAACATGATCAATGGCTATGATGATATTGATTACTTACAGGCTATGAAAACGGAGATCCAGTCATTTGCTGCGAAAAGCCTCTATTAA
- the leuC gene encoding 3-isopropylmalate dehydratase large subunit: protein MSKTPATLFDKVWDSHVVRKIEDGPDVFFIDRHFIHEVTSPVAFLGLEARGLKVIFPEKTFATADHNTPTINQHLPVQDPLSANQLKALESNSSKYGISHWGLGNPKNGIVHVVGPENGITLPGMTIVCGDSHTSTHGAFGAIAFGIGTSEVEMVLSSQCIMQPKPKKMRINVHGKLGKGITPKDVVLYIISKLTAAGATGYFVEFAGEVFESMTMEGRMTVCNMSIEMGARGGMIAPDETTFAYIKGREKAPNGEAWDKALAYWKTLKTEEGAAFDLEHHFDAADIEPMITYGTNPGMGMGITKHIPTAQQVGGSKASYDKSLDYMGFHEDEEMLGKKVDYVFIGSCTNGRIEDFRAFASVVKGRKKAEHITAWIVPGSHIVEAQIKEEGILDILTAAGFQLRQPGCSACLAMNDDKIPAGKYAVSTSNRNFEGRQGPGARTLLASPLVAAAAAVTGVVTDPRELL, encoded by the coding sequence ATGAGCAAAACGCCCGCTACATTATTTGACAAGGTATGGGATTCCCATGTAGTCAGGAAAATTGAAGATGGCCCTGATGTGTTCTTTATTGACCGCCATTTTATTCATGAAGTGACCAGTCCGGTGGCCTTTCTGGGCCTGGAAGCCCGGGGTTTGAAGGTGATCTTTCCCGAAAAGACATTTGCTACAGCCGATCATAATACGCCCACCATTAACCAGCATTTGCCGGTACAGGACCCTCTTTCGGCCAACCAGCTGAAGGCCCTGGAGTCTAATTCTTCCAAATATGGTATTTCTCACTGGGGTTTGGGCAATCCCAAGAATGGTATTGTACACGTGGTAGGACCGGAAAATGGCATTACCCTGCCGGGGATGACGATTGTGTGTGGTGATTCCCATACTTCCACCCACGGTGCTTTTGGCGCTATCGCCTTCGGTATCGGTACCTCAGAGGTGGAAATGGTGCTTTCTTCACAGTGTATTATGCAGCCCAAGCCTAAGAAAATGCGCATCAACGTGCATGGTAAACTGGGCAAGGGTATTACCCCTAAAGATGTAGTGCTCTATATCATTTCCAAACTCACTGCCGCTGGTGCTACCGGTTATTTCGTGGAATTTGCCGGAGAAGTATTTGAAAGCATGACGATGGAAGGCCGTATGACGGTTTGCAATATGAGTATTGAAATGGGCGCCCGTGGCGGTATGATCGCTCCGGATGAAACCACGTTTGCTTATATCAAAGGCCGTGAAAAAGCGCCCAACGGCGAAGCCTGGGATAAAGCGCTGGCTTACTGGAAAACATTGAAGACGGAAGAAGGCGCCGCCTTCGACCTGGAACATCATTTCGATGCAGCTGATATTGAACCGATGATCACTTATGGTACCAATCCAGGCATGGGTATGGGCATCACCAAACATATTCCCACTGCACAGCAGGTAGGTGGCAGCAAGGCCAGCTACGATAAGTCACTCGACTATATGGGCTTCCATGAAGACGAGGAAATGCTGGGCAAGAAAGTGGATTATGTATTCATCGGCAGCTGTACCAACGGACGTATTGAAGATTTCCGTGCTTTTGCCTCTGTGGTAAAAGGACGTAAAAAAGCCGAGCATATCACTGCCTGGATCGTACCAGGTTCACATATTGTAGAAGCACAGATCAAAGAAGAAGGCATCCTGGATATTTTGACAGCAGCGGGATTCCAGCTGCGTCAGCCCGGATGTTCAGCCTGTCTGGCCATGAATGATGATAAAATTCCCGCCGGCAAATATGCGGTGAGTACCAGCAACCGCAACTTTGAAGGAAGACAAGGACCTGGTGCCAGAACCCTGCTGGCAAGTCCTTTGGTGGCCGCCGCCGCTGCTGTAACAGGCGTGGTGACAGATCCCAGGGAGTTGCTGTAG
- a CDS encoding NIPSNAP family protein: MKTLPIILSLLFMQQLATAQVKDTRLFELRIYYCHPGKLNDLKARFANHTTRIFEKHGMTNIGYWLPVNNTDSALYYVLAYPNKEARDASWKAFGADPEWKQVSSKSEENGKIVAKVTSIFMEADAISPIIKPSQQTPERVFELRTYTCNPGKLPTLITRFRDHTLKLFEKHGMTNIAYWTTIEKDSTQPKLIYILAHKSEEDGKKSFASFVADPAWITVRDNSEKEGKIIEKLESVVMRPLPFSAIK, from the coding sequence ATGAAAACCTTGCCAATCATCTTATCCCTGCTTTTTATGCAGCAGCTGGCTACAGCCCAGGTAAAAGACACCCGCTTATTCGAACTGAGGATCTATTACTGCCATCCCGGTAAATTGAATGACCTGAAAGCTCGTTTTGCCAATCATACCACCCGTATTTTTGAAAAGCATGGCATGACCAATATTGGTTATTGGCTGCCTGTGAACAATACGGACAGTGCCCTCTATTACGTGTTGGCCTATCCCAATAAAGAAGCCCGGGATGCCTCCTGGAAAGCATTTGGCGCCGATCCGGAATGGAAACAGGTGAGTTCCAAATCGGAAGAAAATGGCAAGATCGTAGCCAAAGTAACTTCCATTTTCATGGAGGCAGATGCGATATCTCCCATCATCAAACCATCCCAGCAAACTCCAGAACGCGTATTTGAACTACGCACCTATACCTGCAACCCCGGCAAACTGCCCACCCTCATCACCAGGTTCAGAGACCATACGCTAAAATTGTTTGAAAAGCACGGCATGACCAATATCGCTTACTGGACCACCATCGAAAAAGACAGTACCCAGCCAAAGCTGATCTACATCCTGGCCCACAAAAGTGAAGAGGACGGAAAGAAATCATTCGCCTCCTTCGTTGCTGATCCTGCCTGGATAACAGTCCGTGACAATTCGGAAAAAGAGGGGAAGATCATTGAGAAACTGGAGTCCGTCGTGATGAGACCACTACCCTTTTCAGCCATTAAATAA